In Phoenix dactylifera cultivar Barhee BC4 chromosome 11, palm_55x_up_171113_PBpolish2nd_filt_p, whole genome shotgun sequence, the following are encoded in one genomic region:
- the LOC103709312 gene encoding beta-glucosidase 1-like — protein MSSLGRHLLLLFILAVVGCSAAAAAAAGAANPPSRARLDTGGLGRAAFPAGFVFGTAASAYQVEGMALKDGRGPSIWDAFVKIPGEIANNATADISVDEYHRYKEDVDIMKKMNFDGYRFSISWSRIFPNGVGKVNWKGVAYYNRLIDYMLKQGVTPYANLYHYDLPEALEVQYNGLLSPKIVEAYADFADFCFKTFGDRVKNWFTFNEPRVVAALGYDEGKFAPGRCTNCSAGGNSATEPYIVAHNLILSHAAAVKRYREKYQATQKGRIGILLDFVWYEPLTISKADQAAAQRARDFHLGWFLHPIVYGEYPKTMQEIVKERLPKFTVEEIKMVKGSIDYVGINQYTTYYMYHPLLPAPQKPTRYANDWNCGFAYERNGVPIGPRAHSDWLYIVPWGMYKAVSYVKEQYGNPTVILSENGMDDPGNITLPKGLHDTTRINYYKSYITELKRAIDDGANVIGYFAWSLLDNFEWKLGYTSRFGVVYVDYRTLKRYPKMSAYWFGEMLRRKK, from the exons ATGAGTTCCCTCGGCCGCCACCTACTCCTACTCTTTATTCTCGCGGTGGTCGGGTGCTCCGCCGCCGCGGCCGCGGCTGCAGGCGCCGCCAACCCGCCGTCGAGGGCCCGTCTCGACACGGGTGGGCTCGGCCGGGCGGCCTTCCCGGCCGGGTTCGTCTTTGGCACGGCGGCGTCGGCGTACCAGGTGGAGGGCATGGCGCTCAAGGACGGGCGCGGCCCCAGCATCTGGGACGCCTTCGTCAAGATCCCAG GGGAGATCGCAAATAATGCCACTGCGGACATTTCGGTAGACGAGTACCATCGCTACAAG GAGGATGTGGACATCATGAAGAAGATGAATTTCGATGGGTATCGGTTCTCGATCTCGTGGTCTCGGATATTTCCAA ATGGAGTGGGGAAGGTAAATTGGAAGGGAGTGGCGTATTACAATCGACTTATAGACTACATGCTAAAACAAG GTGTTACACCGTATGCAAATCTCTATCACTATGACCTCCCAGAAGCACTTGAGGTGCAGTACAATGGTCTGTTAAGCCCAAAAATTGT GGAGGCATACGCAGATTTTGCTGACTTTTGTTTCAAGACATTTGGTGATAGAGTGAAAAATTGGTTCACTTTCAATGAGCCAAGGGTGGTGGCAGCTCTTGGATATGATGAGGGTAAATTTGCCCCAGGAAGGTGTACAAACTGTTCAGCCGGTGGGAACTCTGCTACTGAGCCTTATATTGTTGCCCATAATCTCATCTTATCTCATGCTGCTGCTGTTAAGAGGTACCGGGAGAAGTATCAG GCTACACAGAAAGGCAGGATTGGAATTCTCCTGGATTTTGTTTGGTATGAACCTCTGACCATTTCGAAAGCTGACCAAGCAGCAGCTCAAAGAGCAAGGGATTTCCATTTGGGATg GTTTCTTCACCCTATTGTCTATGGTGAGTACCCAAAGACAATGCAGGAGATAGTTAAAGAGAGGCTTCCAAAATTCACAGTGGAAGAGATTAAGATGGTGAAAGGGTCTATAGATTATGTGGGAATCAACCAATATACTACTTACTACATGTATCATCCGCTTCTTCCTGCACCACAAAAGCCCACTCGTTATGCGAATGATTGGAATTGTGGATTTGCTT ATGAGCGCAACGGTGTACCTATTGGACCGCGG GCACATTCTGATTGGCTGTACATTGTCCCATGGGGGATGTACAAAGCAGTGAGCTATGTTAAGGAACAGTATGGCAACCCAACTGTGATCCTATCTGAAAATG GAATGGATGATCCTGGTAACATCACTTTACCAAAAGGTTTGCATGATACAACAAGAATCAATTACTACAAGTCTTATATAACTGAGCTCAAGAGGGCAATTGATGATGGTGCAAACGTGATCGGTTACTTTGCTTGGTCTTTGCTTGATAACTTCGAATGGAAATTAGGTTACACATCAAGATTTGGGGTGGTCTATGTTGACTATAGAACCCTAAAGCGGTACCCTAAGATGTCAGCATATTGGTTCGGAGAGATGCTTCGGAGGAAAAAGTAG
- the LOC103709313 gene encoding UDP-N-acetylglucosamine--N-acetylmuramyl-(pentapeptide) pyrophosphoryl-undecaprenol N-acetylglucosamine transferase, protein MAAAASLPLPFLLSTKFRNYPSFPLSQISLARTPALLLPTTATATATATAAATATNRRRAQLLTCCLAVDRESTDLPSSTPIPTPGAELRVVFSGGGSGGHIYPAIAIADELKNACPDAKILFIGSATGMEGVAVPTAGYDYATVPRSRLVRPFFHPMNLLLPFHLLCSVAASWKILREFRPQIVVGTGGYVAAPVCFAAVLSGIKIAIQEQNSFPGLTNRVLAPYAEKIFLAFNGCVKHFPKKKCLVYGNPVRLSLRRYTSKAVARSHFFPKAGSDKAQVVLVLGGSAGAGAINVTVLNMYYEMLLEHKNRYIIWQTGAEGYREMESLVKNNRRLLLTPFLHAMDMAYAAADVVVSRAGAMTCTEILASGKPSILIPSPFAADDHQTKNAYIMADIAGSKVLTEDELDASSLQTAIDEILGNEHLMAEMSEKALKFARPSAAADIAKCILSLVVLSNVKPVT, encoded by the exons ATGGCCGCCGCAGCTTCTCTCCCTCttcccttcctcctctcaaCCAAATTCCGAAATTACCCTTCCTTCCCTCTAAGTCAAATAAGTCTAGCAAGAACTCCAGCACTCCTCCTGCCCACCACCGCCACCGCAaccgccaccgccaccgccgccgccaccgccaCCAACAGAAGAAG GGCCCAGCTCCTCACCTGCTGCCTCGCCGTCGACCGCGAGAGCACCGACCTCCCCAGCTCCACCCCGATCCCGACACCCGGCGCCGAGCTCCGCGTTGTATTCTCCGGCGGAGGCTCCGGTGGCCACATCTACCCGGCGATCGCCATCGCCGACGAGCTCAAGAACGCGTGCCCCGATGCCAAGATCCTCTTCATCGGCAGCGCCACCGGCATGGAGGGCGTCGCTGTCCCCACCGCGGGCTACGACTATGCCACCGTCCCCCGGTCCCGCCTCGTCCGTCCCTTCTTCCACCCCATGAACCTCCTGCTCCCCTTCCACCTGCTCTGCTCCGTCGCCGCCAGCTGGAAGATCCTCCGCGAGTTCCGCCCCCAGATCGTGGTCGGCACCGGCGGGTACGTCGCCGCCCCCGTGTGTTTCGCCGCTGTCCTCTCGGGAATCAAGATCGCGATCCAGGAGCAGAACAGCTTCCCCGGGCTCACCAACAGGGTCTTGGCGCCGTACGCCGAGAAGATCTTCCTTGCGTTCAATGGCTGCGTGAAGCATTTCCCCAAGAAGAAGTGCCTGGTGTATGGGAATCCCGTCAGGCTTTCTCTGAGGAGGTACACTTCCAAGGCGGTAGCCCGGTCTCATTTCTTCCCCAAGGCTGGGTCGGATAAGGCTCAGGTGGTGCTTGTGCTAGGGGGCTCGGCGGGTGCCGGTGCCATCAACGTTACTGTTCTGAACATGTACTATGAGATGCTTCTGGAGCACAAGAACAGATACATTATATGGCAGACAGGGGCTGAGGGATACCGTGAGATGGAGAGCCTTGTCAAGAACAACCGGCGGTTGCTGCTCACCCC GTTCTTGCATGCGATGGATATGGCTTATGCAGCTGCTGATGTTGTTGTTTCTCGAGCTGGAGCAATGACTTGCACAGAGATATTGGCTTCTGGAAAGCCATCAATTCTG ATACCGTCACCTTTTGCTGCGGATGATCATCAAACAAAAAATGCATATATTATGGCGGACATAGCTGGATCAAAGGTTCTAACAGAAGATGAACTTGATGCAAGTAGTCTTCAAACTGCAATTGATGAAATTTTAG
- the LOC113462868 gene encoding heavy metal-associated isoprenylated plant protein 21-like, which yields MGALDYLSNFCSVADTRRALKRKKRKPLQTVDIKVKMDCDGCERRVKHAVSSLKGVTSVNVSRKQSRVTVTGHIEPNKVLKKVKSTGKVAEFWPYVPYNLVAYPYVAGAYDKKAPSGFVRNVAQAVPNPHAPEEKYMAFFSDENPNACSIM from the exons ATGGGTGCACTTGACTACCTGTCCAACTTTTGCAGTGTTGCAGACACAAGAAGAgcattgaaaaggaaaaaaagaaagccaCTGCAG ACTGTGGACATCAAGGTGAAGATGGACTGTGATGGTTGTGAAAGGAGAGTGAAGCATGCTGTTAGCTCATTAAAAG GTGTGACATCAGTGAACGTGAGCCGAAAGCAAAGCAGGGTGACGGTCACCGGCCACATCGAACCGAACAAGGTCCTGAAGAAGGTGAAGAGCACAGGAAAGGTGGCAGAGTTCTGGCCCTACGTCCCTTACAACTTGGTTGCTTACCCTTACGTTGCCGGGGCCTACGACAAGAAGGCACCTTCCGGCTTTGTACGCAATGTGGCCCAGGCAGTGCCTAACCCTCATGCACCCGAAGAGAAATACATGGCATTCTTCAGTGACGAGAACCCAAATGCATGCTCCATCATGTGA